One window from the genome of Dyella sp. A6 encodes:
- the pnuC gene encoding nicotinamide riboside transporter PnuC, producing the protein MEIAANVITGASILLAGRNSVHTWWTGIVGCSLFAFVFFESRLYADVLLQSFFVVTSVVGWWQWLHGRGGEELRVTDLPSSKLLWQVVAGILGAVLYGLLLRRFTNAYAPFLDSTVLAFSIVAQLLMMRRHVQNWPFWLLVNSIAVPLYATRGLYLTSALYSVYWINALVSWRHWRRLRDAPAPVV; encoded by the coding sequence ATGGAAATTGCCGCCAACGTGATCACCGGCGCCTCGATCCTGCTGGCGGGTCGCAACAGCGTGCATACGTGGTGGACCGGCATTGTCGGCTGCAGCCTGTTCGCGTTCGTGTTTTTCGAAAGTCGCCTGTATGCGGATGTGCTGCTGCAGAGCTTTTTCGTGGTTACCAGCGTGGTCGGCTGGTGGCAGTGGCTGCACGGGCGCGGTGGCGAGGAGCTGCGGGTGACCGACCTGCCGTCGTCGAAGCTGCTATGGCAGGTAGTGGCCGGCATACTCGGTGCGGTGCTCTACGGCCTGCTGCTGCGCCGCTTCACCAATGCCTATGCACCGTTTCTCGACTCCACGGTGCTGGCTTTCAGTATCGTGGCGCAGTTGTTGATGATGCGCCGCCACGTACAGAACTGGCCGTTCTGGCTGCTAGTGAATTCCATCGCGGTGCCCCTCTACGCCACGCGCGGCCTCTATCTCACCTCGGCGCTCTACAGCGTGTACTGGATCAATGCACTGGTGTCCTGGCGACACTGGCGACGGCTGCGTGACGCCCCGGCTCCGGTCGTATAA
- a CDS encoding glycoside hydrolase family 3 C-terminal domain-containing protein, with the protein MATVLCLAALLPVTGFAQVTGDAPWNNPNLPVAQRVHDLVARMTLAQKVSQMMNDAPAIPALGVPAYNWWSEGLHGIARSGYATVFPQAIGMAATFDPVAVGDMADTIATEARAKYAWAIRHHRHGIFDGLTLWSPNINLVRDPRWGRGQETYGEDPFLTGTMAVRYVQGLQGHDPRYFKAIATPKHFAVYNGPEPLRDRIDVHVTRHDLEDSYLPAFRAAIVEGHADSMMCSYNAVNGTPSCANTLLADVVRRQWGFDGFITSDCGAIADFYQTGAHGYSPDAPHAAASAVKAGTDTDCGNTYAALIQAVHAGLIPEATIDRAVRRLFTARFQLGMFDPPADVPYARIPLTAVDSAAHREQALQDARESMVLLKNAGHTLPLHAASTIAVVGPNAVELSALEGNYNGVPSHPVFPLDGIAAAFPHAAVLYAQGSSYDTRLPIPMPRTSFHPDAHTTAPGLEARYYANASFRGKPVLTRIDKQIHFDWNAASPAPGVPARHFSVAWTGTVQVPAAGDYRLQVSMAHCYPCSDFENYAMWVDGKQVGAGATDPGQMFHPDRLPGFTVHFADTRSHSFRLQYTHASSRFGAGITLNWYPPEQALRAQAVAAARHADVVVAVMGLSPDFVGEEMPMKVPGFDGGDRTRLSLPHTQQALLHALVATGKPVVLVLMNGSALAVNWANRHVAAILEAWYPGEAGGEAIGETLSGANNPGGKLPITFYTSVRQLPPFTDYAMKNRTYRYFRGKPLFPFGYGLSYTTFRYSNVHLSAQQLKAGEPLMVDADVTNTGTRAGDAVTEVYTVPPQNGINPLRELEGVDRSPLQPGQTRHLHFRLGARQLSLVNAAGQRSVMPGDYAIFVGGGQPNGDAAQTIPFSIHGSWSLPQ; encoded by the coding sequence ATGGCCACCGTGCTCTGCCTTGCCGCCCTGCTGCCGGTCACCGGGTTTGCCCAGGTCACCGGCGATGCGCCGTGGAACAACCCGAACCTGCCTGTCGCGCAGCGCGTGCACGATCTGGTTGCACGCATGACACTGGCGCAGAAGGTGTCGCAGATGATGAACGATGCGCCGGCGATCCCGGCGCTTGGCGTACCGGCCTACAACTGGTGGAGCGAGGGCCTGCATGGTATCGCCCGCTCCGGATACGCCACCGTGTTTCCGCAGGCCATCGGCATGGCAGCCACGTTCGACCCTGTCGCCGTCGGCGACATGGCCGACACCATCGCGACCGAAGCGCGCGCAAAATATGCTTGGGCGATCCGGCATCACCGGCACGGCATCTTCGACGGCCTCACGCTGTGGTCGCCGAACATCAACCTGGTACGCGATCCACGCTGGGGACGCGGCCAGGAAACCTACGGCGAGGACCCTTTCCTGACCGGCACCATGGCCGTGCGCTACGTGCAGGGTCTGCAAGGCCACGACCCGCGCTATTTCAAGGCGATTGCCACGCCCAAGCACTTCGCCGTCTATAACGGCCCCGAGCCCCTGCGCGACCGGATCGATGTCCACGTGACGCGACACGACCTCGAAGACAGCTACCTCCCCGCATTCCGCGCGGCCATCGTCGAAGGCCATGCCGACTCCATGATGTGTTCCTACAATGCAGTGAACGGAACGCCATCGTGCGCCAATACGCTGCTGGCCGATGTCGTGCGTCGCCAATGGGGCTTCGACGGCTTCATCACGTCCGACTGCGGCGCCATCGCCGACTTCTACCAGACCGGTGCCCACGGCTATTCGCCGGATGCGCCACATGCCGCGGCATCCGCCGTGAAGGCCGGTACCGATACCGATTGCGGAAATACCTATGCCGCCTTGATCCAGGCCGTACATGCGGGGCTGATTCCCGAGGCCACCATCGACCGCGCCGTGCGGCGCCTGTTCACCGCACGCTTCCAGCTGGGCATGTTCGACCCGCCTGCCGATGTGCCGTATGCACGCATTCCGCTGACCGCGGTGGACTCCGCCGCCCACCGCGAGCAAGCGCTGCAGGACGCGCGCGAATCGATGGTCCTGCTGAAGAACGCGGGACACACACTTCCCCTCCATGCCGCATCCACCATCGCCGTGGTCGGGCCGAACGCGGTCGAACTGTCAGCGCTCGAGGGGAACTACAACGGGGTGCCGTCGCATCCCGTGTTCCCGCTGGACGGCATCGCCGCCGCCTTCCCGCATGCCGCGGTGCTGTACGCACAGGGCTCGTCCTACGACACCCGGCTGCCGATTCCGATGCCCCGCACGAGCTTCCATCCCGACGCACACACCACCGCGCCGGGGCTGGAAGCGCGCTATTACGCCAATGCCAGTTTCCGCGGCAAACCCGTGCTGACGCGCATCGACAAGCAGATTCACTTCGACTGGAATGCCGCCAGCCCGGCACCCGGCGTGCCGGCCAGGCACTTCAGTGTTGCGTGGACCGGCACCGTGCAGGTGCCCGCCGCCGGCGATTACCGGCTGCAGGTGAGCATGGCGCATTGCTACCCGTGCAGCGACTTCGAAAACTACGCCATGTGGGTGGATGGCAAGCAGGTCGGTGCCGGCGCAACCGATCCAGGCCAGATGTTCCATCCCGACCGTCTGCCCGGCTTCACCGTGCATTTCGCCGATACCCGGTCGCATAGCTTCCGGCTGCAGTACACCCACGCGTCCAGCCGCTTCGGCGCCGGCATCACCCTGAACTGGTATCCGCCGGAGCAGGCGCTGCGTGCACAGGCGGTCGCAGCGGCACGGCATGCCGACGTCGTCGTGGCGGTGATGGGCCTGTCGCCGGACTTCGTCGGCGAGGAGATGCCGATGAAGGTTCCCGGCTTCGACGGTGGCGACCGGACCCGGCTGTCCCTGCCGCATACCCAGCAGGCCTTGCTGCATGCGCTGGTGGCGACCGGCAAGCCCGTCGTTCTGGTACTGATGAATGGCAGCGCGCTGGCGGTGAACTGGGCCAACCGGCATGTCGCAGCCATTCTGGAAGCCTGGTATCCCGGCGAAGCCGGCGGCGAGGCCATCGGCGAGACCCTCAGCGGCGCTAACAACCCGGGCGGCAAGCTGCCAATCACCTTCTACACGTCGGTCAGGCAGTTACCGCCGTTCACCGATTACGCAATGAAAAACCGCACCTACCGCTACTTCCGCGGCAAGCCACTGTTCCCGTTCGGCTACGGCCTCAGCTACACCACCTTCCGCTACTCCAACGTGCACCTTTCGGCGCAACAGCTCAAGGCCGGTGAACCGTTGATGGTGGATGCCGACGTGACCAATACCGGCACGCGGGCGGGCGATGCGGTGACCGAGGTCTACACGGTCCCGCCGCAGAACGGGATCAACCCGCTGCGCGAACTGGAAGGTGTCGACCGCTCCCCGCTGCAACCCGGGCAGACACGCCATCTCCACTTCAGGCTGGGCGCGCGACAACTGAGCCTGGTCAACGCCGCAGGCCAGCGCAGCGTGATGCCGGGCGACTACGCGATCTTCGTCGGCGGTGGCCAGCCGAATGGCGATGCCGCGCAGACCATCCCGTTCTCGATCCACGGCAGCTGGTCATTGCCGCAATAG
- a CDS encoding EAL domain-containing protein, translating to MSAHAAPKVLHVVGDNNYPPYLFLGPDGKPEGYIVDLWKLWSSKTGVPVDLQPMQWSDAQKAMADGHADVIDMIFHTPARNKLYTFSPPYSTQTVGIYVDHTIQGISNVHALSGFQIGVERGDACTDKLASFGIDSVVNYPNYEAILAAAKSGVIKIFCMDDEPANYYLYLSRDNLRFAKAFTLYQGRFHWAVRRGDSATYALVEHGMKLITPAEQRALRAKWFKHPLEFPYSTRRTMIVLSSALGIMVLLALWILVLRRAVRMRTAEILEKSTQLEHQAHELLLERAQLRTLVESSPDAMWLKSSDGTYVDCNARAMELVGLPREAIIGHGDGDLPLDTQLLMQVREIDRRVYATGSMQSGEFIFNAPDGTRRNIELVKVPIRARSGEITGVLAVARDVTERQRMANEQRIAAVAFESQDGIVISNARGIIQRVNSAFARLSGHTAAEAVGLSLKKLLRSGIHNRQFYAAMDSAVASSGNWNGEIWYRKKNGELLYVRIAISAVRDEGGVLQHTVCSVHDITTEMEATARAERLEKIDPLTDLPNRIMLEERMLLITQAKSDDELCSGALLLIGLDDFSQLNSVHGHKLGDQILQQAAQRIRRLAPDGGLLARITGDEFALLVTGKPQAAARATDFAQTLAQALCDALAEPYFHNTTGELLCTASIGATLLGCPHRSIDTLLSEAELAMFKAKRAGKNTVRMFAAEMQKEIEARNAMANDLRSGMAKGQFTLEYQAQVDVRGRVVGAEALLRWNHPRRGRVSPVEFIPVAEQTGMIEPLGAWVLEQACRTLDRWSAMPEARWLTLSVNVSPRQFRRIDFVDEVEMTMTGCSAATSKLKLEITESMAMEDIGATVVKLDALKRMGIRVSVDDFGTGNSSLSYLTRLPLDQLKIDKSFVQNLPTIQNDAHVAQTIIGMARGMGLEVVAEGVESREQFLFLKEQACDLYQGYLFGKPMPLHQFEQDLARTQTVVAAS from the coding sequence ATGTCAGCACATGCAGCACCCAAAGTCCTGCATGTCGTCGGCGACAACAATTATCCGCCCTACCTGTTCCTCGGTCCGGATGGTAAGCCCGAGGGCTACATCGTCGATCTATGGAAGCTGTGGTCGAGCAAGACCGGTGTTCCGGTCGACCTGCAGCCGATGCAGTGGTCGGATGCCCAGAAAGCCATGGCCGACGGTCACGCGGATGTGATCGACATGATCTTCCACACCCCGGCACGCAACAAGCTCTACACCTTCTCGCCGCCCTACTCCACCCAGACCGTCGGCATTTACGTCGACCACACGATTCAGGGCATCAGCAATGTGCATGCACTGAGTGGATTCCAGATTGGTGTCGAACGCGGCGATGCCTGCACCGACAAGCTGGCCAGTTTTGGCATCGACAGTGTGGTGAACTACCCGAACTACGAAGCGATTCTGGCTGCGGCCAAATCGGGCGTGATCAAGATTTTCTGCATGGACGACGAACCGGCCAATTATTACCTGTATCTCAGCCGGGATAATCTGCGATTCGCCAAGGCATTCACCCTGTATCAGGGTAGATTCCACTGGGCGGTGCGACGCGGCGATAGCGCGACATACGCGCTGGTCGAGCACGGCATGAAGCTGATCACACCGGCTGAACAGCGCGCGCTGAGGGCAAAATGGTTCAAGCATCCGCTGGAATTCCCATACTCCACCCGCAGGACCATGATCGTGCTGTCGAGCGCGCTCGGCATCATGGTCTTGCTGGCTCTTTGGATACTGGTGCTTCGTCGCGCGGTACGCATGCGCACCGCCGAAATACTTGAAAAGAGTACCCAGCTCGAACATCAGGCACATGAGCTGCTGCTGGAACGCGCGCAACTGCGCACCCTGGTGGAAAGCAGCCCGGATGCGATGTGGCTCAAGAGCAGTGACGGTACCTATGTCGACTGCAACGCACGCGCTATGGAGCTTGTCGGGCTGCCGCGCGAGGCGATCATCGGCCATGGCGATGGCGACCTTCCGCTGGACACCCAGTTGCTCATGCAGGTCCGTGAAATCGATCGCCGCGTCTATGCCACGGGCTCGATGCAGAGCGGCGAATTCATCTTCAATGCCCCCGACGGCACAAGGCGGAACATCGAACTGGTCAAAGTGCCCATTCGCGCGCGCAGCGGCGAAATCACCGGCGTACTGGCGGTCGCGCGCGATGTTACCGAGCGCCAACGCATGGCCAACGAACAGCGCATTGCCGCCGTGGCCTTCGAGAGCCAGGACGGCATTGTGATCAGCAACGCCCGTGGCATCATCCAGCGCGTCAACAGTGCCTTCGCCAGGCTTTCCGGCCACACCGCCGCTGAAGCCGTCGGGCTTTCGCTGAAAAAGCTGTTGCGATCCGGCATCCACAACCGGCAGTTCTACGCCGCCATGGACAGCGCGGTTGCCAGCAGCGGCAACTGGAACGGCGAAATCTGGTACCGGAAAAAGAATGGCGAACTGCTCTACGTGCGCATCGCCATTTCCGCCGTTCGCGATGAAGGCGGCGTGTTGCAACACACAGTCTGCTCGGTGCACGACATAACGACGGAAATGGAGGCGACGGCGCGAGCCGAGCGCCTGGAGAAGATCGACCCGCTGACCGATCTGCCCAACCGCATCATGCTGGAAGAACGCATGCTGCTGATCACCCAGGCGAAAAGCGACGATGAGCTTTGTTCCGGTGCACTTCTGCTGATCGGCCTTGATGATTTCTCGCAGCTGAATTCGGTTCACGGCCACAAGCTGGGTGACCAGATCCTGCAGCAGGCGGCCCAGCGCATACGGCGTCTTGCGCCCGATGGGGGCCTGCTCGCACGTATCACGGGCGACGAATTCGCCCTGCTGGTGACCGGCAAGCCGCAGGCCGCTGCACGTGCCACCGATTTTGCACAGACCCTTGCGCAGGCGCTGTGCGATGCGCTGGCCGAACCCTATTTCCACAATACGACCGGCGAGCTGCTTTGTACTGCAAGCATCGGCGCCACCCTGCTCGGCTGCCCACATCGTTCGATCGACACCCTGCTCAGCGAGGCCGAGCTGGCCATGTTCAAGGCCAAGCGGGCGGGCAAGAACACCGTACGCATGTTTGCGGCCGAAATGCAGAAGGAGATCGAGGCGCGCAATGCCATGGCCAACGACCTGCGCTCCGGCATGGCCAAAGGCCAGTTCACGCTGGAGTACCAGGCGCAGGTCGATGTGCGGGGCCGCGTGGTCGGGGCCGAGGCGCTGCTGCGCTGGAATCACCCGCGCCGCGGCCGGGTATCGCCGGTCGAGTTCATTCCGGTCGCGGAGCAGACCGGCATGATCGAGCCGCTCGGCGCCTGGGTTCTGGAACAGGCCTGCCGCACACTGGATCGCTGGAGTGCCATGCCCGAGGCACGCTGGCTCACGCTGTCGGTCAATGTCAGCCCGCGCCAGTTCCGGCGGATCGATTTCGTCGACGAGGTGGAAATGACCATGACCGGATGCAGTGCCGCCACCTCGAAGCTGAAGCTCGAGATCACCGAGAGCATGGCGATGGAGGATATCGGCGCCACCGTGGTCAAGCTCGATGCACTGAAACGCATGGGCATCCGTGTTTCGGTGGATGACTTCGGCACCGGCAACTCTTCCTTGTCCTATCTCACGCGGCTGCCGCTCGACCAGCTCAAGATCGACAAATCATTCGTGCAGAACCTGCCGACCATACAGAACGATGCACATGTAGCGCAGACCATCATCGGCATGGCCCGCGGCATGGGGCTTGAAGTGGTGGCCGAAGGTGTTGAAAGCCGTGAGCAGTTCCTGTTTCTGAAGGAACAGGCCTGCGATCTCTACCAGGGCTACCTGTTCGGCAAACCCATGCCCCTGCACCAGTTCGAGCAGGATCTGGCCCGTACGCAGACGGTTGTCGCCGCGTCCTGA
- a CDS encoding site-specific integrase, with amino-acid sequence MATIIKRGDRWQARIRRKGFPILSESFTRRFDAEAWARKVEGELERGIWRDNREAESTTLRELLDRYETEKTAQKRGCVQELSVLAALKDERVAARPLASIRSQDVAALRDTWQKQGYRPATVRRRLSVLSHAFEVGRKEWGMEGLVNPVRLISQPTVRNGRDRRVTGTELDAICAASQSPALVALIGLAVETAMRRSELVELNWANVDLERRVVRLEQTKNGDVRDVPLTSAAVDIFRGLPRTGEGQVFGMRADSVTQAFDRACKKAKIDDLRFHDLRHEATSRLAEKLQLHELAKVTGHRDMRMVARYYHPRAEDLARKLD; translated from the coding sequence ATGGCTACCATCATCAAGCGCGGAGACCGCTGGCAAGCCCGAATCCGCCGCAAGGGATTCCCGATTCTTTCTGAGTCATTCACTCGTCGCTTCGACGCCGAGGCATGGGCGCGTAAGGTGGAGGGCGAGCTCGAGCGCGGGATCTGGCGGGATAATCGGGAAGCGGAGTCGACGACGCTACGCGAGCTCCTGGATCGGTACGAAACGGAGAAGACAGCGCAGAAGCGCGGGTGCGTGCAGGAGCTCTCCGTGCTGGCTGCCCTGAAGGACGAAAGGGTCGCCGCGCGTCCTCTGGCTTCGATCCGTTCACAGGACGTCGCGGCTCTTCGGGATACCTGGCAGAAGCAGGGATACCGGCCTGCGACAGTACGCCGGCGGCTCTCGGTGCTGTCCCATGCGTTCGAGGTTGGGCGCAAGGAGTGGGGCATGGAGGGACTGGTCAATCCGGTCCGGTTGATCAGCCAGCCCACCGTCCGAAACGGTCGCGACAGGCGCGTGACGGGAACCGAATTGGATGCCATCTGTGCGGCTTCGCAGTCTCCTGCTTTGGTCGCTTTGATCGGCCTCGCGGTGGAAACGGCGATGCGCCGGAGTGAGCTTGTCGAGCTGAATTGGGCGAATGTTGATCTCGAGCGGCGTGTCGTTCGTCTGGAGCAGACGAAGAACGGAGACGTCCGTGATGTTCCCCTCACGTCTGCCGCCGTGGACATTTTTCGGGGACTTCCGCGGACGGGGGAAGGGCAAGTATTTGGAATGCGGGCGGACTCCGTTACGCAGGCTTTCGATCGCGCTTGCAAGAAGGCCAAGATCGACGATCTGCGCTTTCATGATCTCCGCCACGAGGCCACCTCCCGGCTTGCGGAGAAGCTCCAGTTGCATGAGTTGGCGAAGGTAACGGGGCACCGCGACATGCGCATGGTGGCACGCTACTACCATCCCAGAGCGGAGGATTTGGCGCGGAAACTGGACTGA
- a CDS encoding HigA family addiction module antitoxin, whose product MMHNPPHPGVILKCEVLDPLNLSVAEAARRLGVSRPSLSRIIQGKATMSPDLALRLEKAGVSTAHALLAMQTNYQLWQAMQRPQPTVHPLQVRSV is encoded by the coding sequence ATGATGCACAACCCTCCCCACCCTGGCGTAATCCTCAAGTGCGAGGTGCTCGATCCGTTGAATTTGTCTGTTGCCGAAGCCGCCCGCCGACTAGGGGTATCGCGCCCCTCGCTTTCGCGGATCATCCAGGGGAAAGCAACGATGAGTCCCGACTTGGCTTTGCGCCTCGAAAAGGCCGGCGTGAGTACCGCCCATGCCCTGCTCGCGATGCAGACGAACTATCAGCTGTGGCAAGCCATGCAGCGTCCGCAACCTACGGTGCATCCGCTACAGGTTCGGAGCGTTTGA
- the trbJ gene encoding P-type conjugative transfer protein TrbJ: MQTNRFLRRARPALLAVLLALLGVTPASAQWVVFDPANFTQSVINAYRTLQSNINQATQIANQIDQIDNQVRVLENQGLNLASLPESLVSSYRSNMANLMDSVRSIRGLEHSLSDMRDRYQAMYPSTYASDAAWQNLNSYLLKWNLADRNNMQDALQTGSSVLNSLPATQADIARLGQDSASAKGALSAMQAGNQLSMNIAGQLAGLNAQTATYQQAMLQHMSASASMSAAAEAANKAALMGFSDGAKPAWQGKPQPSPESYAPWAH; encoded by the coding sequence ATGCAAACGAACCGCTTTCTCCGGCGCGCCCGTCCGGCGCTTCTGGCCGTCTTACTCGCGCTGCTCGGCGTGACGCCGGCATCCGCACAGTGGGTCGTGTTCGATCCGGCCAACTTCACACAATCGGTCATCAACGCCTACCGCACGTTGCAGTCAAACATTAACCAGGCGACGCAGATCGCCAACCAGATCGACCAGATCGACAACCAGGTTCGAGTGCTTGAGAACCAAGGGCTCAACCTCGCCTCACTGCCTGAATCGCTGGTCAGCAGCTATCGATCGAATATGGCGAACCTCATGGACTCGGTCCGAAGCATCCGCGGGCTCGAGCACAGCCTGAGCGACATGCGGGATCGGTATCAGGCCATGTACCCGTCGACCTATGCCAGCGACGCGGCGTGGCAGAACCTCAACAGCTACCTGCTGAAATGGAACCTGGCCGACCGCAACAACATGCAAGACGCCCTGCAGACCGGCTCGAGTGTCCTCAACAGCCTGCCCGCAACGCAGGCGGACATCGCTCGGCTTGGGCAGGACTCGGCAAGTGCCAAGGGCGCCCTGTCCGCCATGCAGGCCGGCAACCAGCTCAGTATGAACATTGCTGGCCAGCTCGCCGGCCTCAACGCGCAGACCGCCACGTACCAGCAGGCCATGCTGCAGCACATGAGCGCCTCCGCTTCCATGTCAGCCGCCGCTGAGGCTGCCAACAAAGCCGCCCTCATGGGTTTCTCGGACGGCGCCAAGCCTGCATGGCAAGGCAAACCACAACCCAGTCCCGAGAGCTATGCGCCGTGGGCGCACTGA